The Agrobacterium larrymoorei sequence AGAGCGACAATCAGATCGAACGTCTGCACGACATGCAGACGGCGCACTGGTCGGTGCTGACCGATGCACGCTTCGACGCGCTCTATGCCGAACGCGTCAAGGTTCTCTCCGATACCGAGAGCCGCATGGGTCTTGATCCACGCTGGAGCGTCGCAGGTCGCGCTGTCGTGCTGGAAAATCTGCTGGCAGGCTTGATTGCGCAGCATCCGCCGCGCTCGCTGCTGCCCGGCGCACGCAAGCGCCACCAGGAATTGGCCGAGGCGGTGAAATCCGTCATCCGGCTGGTCATGGTCGATACCGAGATCGCCGTCTCCCTCCGTTTCAACGAATTGCGCATCCGCCACACGCAAGAGCTTGCCCGTCAGCGTGAGAGCGATCAGGCCGAGGTTGTTACGGTATTTGGCGACGCACTCAATGCCTTTGCCGCTGGCGATCTGACGGCCCGCATCGGCGGCGAATTGCCAGAGGCCTATCGCGAGATCGCCGAAGCGTTCAACGCGGCGATGGAGCGGATCGGTCACTCGATGGCCGCCACCCGCGAAAGCGTTCACAAAGCGCAGACGGTTACCGAGCGGATGTCGCGGGAAAATGCCGGTCTCGCAACTGTATCGACGGAACAGTCGCGCCGCCTCACCGATGCCTCACAGCGCCTCGGTGTGGTGATCCACGATGTCCGTGACAGCAGTGACCGTATTTCAGCTGCGGAATCGGCAGTTTCGCAGGCACGCAATGCCGCCACCGAAAGTGGCATGGCCGTCGGCGAAGCGATTAGCGCCATGTCGGACATTGAGCAATCGGCAGAGCAGATCGGCCGCATCATCGGCTCTATTGACGAAATCGCCTTCCAGACCAATCTCCTGGCGCTGAATGCCGGCATCGAAGCCGCACGCGCGGGGGAAAGCGGCCGCGGCTTTGCCGTCGTCGCGCAGGAAGTCCGGGCACTGGCGCAGCGATCTGCTGAAGCTGCGCGCGAAATCAAGAACCTTGTCAACGGCACGAAGACACAGGTCGACGAAGGTGTGCGCATGGTTCATCGCACCCAGGAAGCCATTGAAGGCGTGGTGCGTCAGGTTTCCGGTATCAGCGACATGATCGGCGATGTCGCGCGCCGCACGGGCGAGCATTCCGGTCATCTCAACCATGTGTCCATCGAACTGGACGCCATTGGCACGGACGCACATCGCGCCGCCGATCGCCTGTCCTCATCGGCTGCGGAAGCCGATGATCTTCACACAGTCATTCTCGAACTCGGCCGCACGGTGCGTGAGTTCCGTATCGCCCGCCAGGCCTACGCCGACGAGGCTATCGCGCCGGAGCCGAGAAGAACCAATGCGACCGTCATGCGCCCCGAGCGCATGGATTACGGCCATGCGCAGCATCAATACAAACGCCAAGGAGTCATTTGATGGCAGGCAGGACAGCAGCGCATTCGACACTGAAATTGTCACCTGTGCTGGACCTCAATCAAGCATCCGTCTTGCACGGAAAATTGAAAGAACTCAGGGGCAAGCCGGTTACGGTCGATGCCTCCGAGGTCGAGCGTGTCGGCGCACAATGCGTCCAGATATTAATGGCTGGCATCAAGGCCTGGGAGGCTGATGGCAAGCAATTCACATTTTCAAAGGCCTCTGAAGCCTTTGATAAAACCCTTAAACTGATCGGTGTCGATATCGATCATATGCTCCCGAAGGAGATATAGTCATGAAGAAAAAAGTTCTCACAGTCGACGACTCCCGCACGATCCGCAACATGCTGCTGGTCACGCTCAACAATGCCGGTTTCGAGACCATTCAGGCCGAAGACGGCGTCGAAGGTCTGGAAGTTCTGGAAGGTTGCAATCCGGACGTCATCGTCACGGATATCAACATGCCGCGCCTTGATGGTTTCGGTTTCATCGAGGGCGTTCGCCGCAACGAAAAGTACCGTGCGGTTCCAATCCTCGTTCTGACCACCGAAAGCGATGCCGAGAAGAAGAACCGTGCCCGTCAGGCTGGCGCGACCGGTTGGATCGTCAAGCCCTTCGACCCCGTAAAACTGATCGATGCCATTGAACGTGTAACTGCCTGATACGGGATCATTCACGATGGATATGAACGAAATCAAAGAAATCTTCTTCCAGGAATGCGAGGAACAGCTCGCAGAACTGGAATCGGGACTTCTTAAACTGAATGACGGCGACCGGGATCCGGAAACCGTAAATGCCGTCTTTCGTGCCGTTCATTCCATCAAGGGTGGAGCCGGTGCTTTCGGTCTCGATGAACTGGTGGCTTTCGCGCACGTCTTCGAAACCACGCTCGATTGCGTTCGTTCCAACAAGCTCGATCCTAATCAGGATGTCCTGAAAGTGATGCTGAAATCGGCGGATGTTCTCGCCGATTTGACAAACGCTGCCCGCGACGGCGGCAGCGTCGAGGAAAGCCGTACCCGCGGCCTCGTCAAGGAACTGGAGGCTCTGGCCAACGGTGAGACGATCACGCCATCTGCAGCTGAACCGGCCGCTCCCAAGCCGGCAGCGAAAGCAGCCGTCGTGCCCCCGCCGGCAACAGCACCTGCTCCGACAGATGAGAGCGGCTTCCAGCCGATCGCCTTCTCCTTCGGCGATTTCGAGGATGCGGCCATTCCGCTGATGGAAACGCCGACCTTCAATGTCACGTTCAAGCCGTCGGCAGCCCTCTATTCCAAGGGCAATGAATCGGCCCTGCTTTTGCGCGATCTCGCCCGCATCGGCGAGATGAGCGTCAATTGCGATATGAGCACGCTGCCATCGCTCGATGACATCAATCCGGAGGGTGCCTACTTCTTCTGGAAGATCACAATCAAGACCGACAAGGGCGAAGAGGGCATCCGCTCCGTCTTCGAATTTGCCGAGTGGGATTGCGAACTCGACATCGTGATGGCCGAAGACGAAGTGGCGGCCGATGAAGAACTGCCGATGATCCCGGTGCCCTTCGATCTTTCCGTTCTGGAAGAAGAGGTCCATGAGGAGCCTGCGGTTCAGCCAGCCTCGATAGACGAGCCGGTCGTTGCCAAGGCTGTCGCCACCGCATCGGCTGCAACGGAAGTGACCCAGGCTGTTGCCGCTGCCGTCGAAAAGCGCGAGGCGGCGTCGCCCGCTGCTGCGGCAAATGCCGCCAACGCTGCCAACAATGCGAGCGCTGGCCAGACGATCCGCGTCGATCTCGACCGCGTCGACCGCCTGATCAACCTCGTCGGCGAGCTCGTCATCAACCAGGCGATGCTGTCGCAGAGCGTCATCGAAAACGACACGACGGGTACATCTGCCGTCAACATGGGTCTGGAAGAGCTTCAGCAACTGACGCGCGAAATCCAGGACAGCGTCATGGCGATCCGCGCACAGCCGGTGAAGCCGGTCTTCCAGCGCATGTCGCGTATCGTCCGCGAAGTTGCCGACATGATCGGCAAGCAGATCCGCCTGATCACCGAAGGTGAAAACACCGAAGTGGACAAGACGGTCATCGACAAGCTGGCCGAGCCTCTAACCCACATGATCCGCAACGCCGTCGATCACGGCATTGAGACGCCGGAAAAGCGCGAGGCCGCCGGAAAGAACCCGGAAGGCACCGTAAAGCTGACCGCCAAGCATCGTTCGGGCCGCATCCTGATCGAGTTGCAGGACGATGGCGCCGGCATCAACCGTGAGCGTGTGCGCCAGAAGGCGATCGACAACGATTTGATTTCGGCAGATGCAAACCTCACGGATGAGGAAATCGATAACCTCATCTTCGCACCGGGCTTCTCCACCGCCGACAAGATTTCGGACATTTCCGGACGTGGCGTCGGCATGGACGTGGTCAAGCGTTCGATCCAGGCACTCGGTGGCCGCATCAGCATTTCGTCCCGTCCCGGTCTCGGCTCCACCTTCACTATGAGCCTGCCGCTGACACTGGCCGTTCTCGACGGCATGGTGGTCACGGTTGCGGGCCAGACGCTGGTCGTGCCTTTGACGGCGATCGTCGAGACGCTTCAGCCGGAAGCGCAGAATATCCATTCCTTCGGCTCCAATCAGCGGCTGATCTCGATCCGCAACTCCTTCTGCCCGCTGGTGGATGTCGGCCGGATCCTGAACTTCCGTGCCACACAGGCCAACCCGGTCGATGGCGTGGCGCTTCTGGTGGAATCCGAAGGTGGCGGCCAGCGCGCCCTGATGGTCGATGCCATCCAGGGGCAGCGTCAGGTGGTCATCAAGTCGCTTGAAGCCAACTACACCCATGTTCCGGGCATCGCTGCCGCAACCATCCTTGGTGATGGCCGCGTCGCCCTGATCCTCGACGTGGATGCCGTTGTCGGCGCCTCGCGCGGCCAGTCCCTGAAACAAGAAATGTCGCTCGCGGCAACAGGCTGAAAAGTTGGTGATGAATGACAGCGCTTAAGTTCAACGAACAGCGTGGACCACAGGATGATGTGCTCGTCAGCGGCGAATTCCCGCTGACGCGTCGCGACCTGGCGGATATCGCCGCAATGATCTACGCGGATGCCGGTATCTATCTCAATGATACCAAGGCGTCGCTCGTCTATTCGCGCCTGTCCAAGCATATCCGCAATCTCGGCCTTTCCGGCTTCAAGGACTATTGCGCACTGGTCTCTTCGGAGCAGGGTGCCGCGGCTCGCCGGGAGATGCTGTCGCATCTCACCACCAACTTCACCCGCTTCTTCCGCGAGAACCACCATTTCGATCACCTACGCGACGAGGTTCTGCCGGGCCTCATCGCACGGGCAAAGAGCGGCGGACGCGTGCGCATCTGGTCCGCTGCCTGCTCGGATGGCCAGGAACCCTATTCGATCGCCCTGACGGTACTCGGGCTCTTCCCGAATGCTGCCGATTACGACTTCAAAATTCTGGCAACCGATATCGATCCCAAGATTCTCGCCCAGGCGAGGGCTGGCCTTTACGACGACGGTGCACTGGAAACCGTAACGCCCGCCATGCGCAAGCAATGGTTCCAGGAAGTGGATGCTACCGGACGGCGCAAGCATCAGATCAGCGACAAGGTCAAGCGTCTCATTACCTTCAACGAACTGAACCTGATGGCGCAATGGCCGTTCAAGGGCGGCTTCGACGTGATTTTCTGCCGCAACGTCGTCATCTATTTCGATGAGCCGACGCAGGTGAAGATCTGGTCGCGTTTTGCCGGTTTGCTGCCGCAAGGCGGTCATCTCTATATCGGTCATTCTGAACGCGTTTCCGGCGAAGCCAAGGAGCTGTTCGACAATACTGGCATCACGACTTACAAATTCATCGGTAAGTCTGCCGGGAGGCGAGCATGAGCACGCCCGCCCGCGTTCTCGTCGTCGATGATTCTCCCACCATGCGTGGCTTGATCTCCGCCGTCCTCGACTCTGACCCCGATGTCGAGGTCATCGGTCAGGCTGGCAACGCCATGGAAGCGCGTGCTGCCATCAAGGAACTCAATCCGGACGTCGTGACGCTGGATATCGAGATGCCTGAAATGAACGGGCTTGAGTTTCTCGACAAGATCATGCGCCTGCGCCCCATGCCGGTCATCATGGTTTCCACGCTCACCCATCGCGGCGCGGACGCCTCTCTGGCAGCGCTTGAAATTGGCGCTTTCGATTGTGTCGGCAAGCCGGTGCCGGGCGATGCCCTGCCCTTTCCGGATCTTGCTGACAAGGTGAAGGCAGCCGCCCGCTCGCAGCACCGTACCTATCGCAGCGTCGCCGCCGAGAGGCCGGCCGCATCACCACCGGCTGCGGTCACCAATTACAGCGTCGGTCGCAAGATCGTTGCCATAGGCTCCTCCACCGGCGGCGTCGAAGCGCTGATCGCCGTCTTGCAGAAGTTTCCGGTCAATTGCCCGCCGACGGTGATTACCCAGCATATGCCGCCGACCTTCACTAAGAGCTTTGCCGAGCGCTTGAACCGGCTCTGCGCACCCGTGGTGGAAGAGGCGACGGATGGCGCGCGGCTTCAGACCGGTAAGGTCTATCTCGCCCCTGGCGGTGACCGCCATTTGCAGGTTGTTAATCATGCCGCGCCATGCTGCAGACTGATCGAACGGGAGCCTGTGAATGGCCATCGGCCATCGGTAGACGTTCTGTTCGATTCAGTGGCCGAACTGGCCGGTCGCAACGCTGTCGGTGCCATCCTGACCGGAATGGGACGCGACGGTGCTGCAGGCCTCTTGAAGATGCGTCATGCCGGTGCCCGCACCGTCGGCCAGAACGAGAAAACCTGTGTCGTCTATGGAATGCCGCGCGTGGCTTACGAGCTTGGCGCTGTCGAACATCAACTTCCGCTGAACGCCATCGGCGAAGAAATTCTGAAACTAACTGCTGCCCGAAAAGAAGGTTCTGACTAATGTCTCTCGCAGAAAAGATAAAAGTGTTGATCGTTGACGATCAGGTCACCAGCCGCCTGTTGCTGAGTGACGCGCTCACGCAGCTTGGCTTCAAGCAAATCACTGCCGCCGGTGACGGTGAGCAGGGCATGAAGATCATGGAGCAGCAGCCGCACCATCTGGTAATCTCCGACTTCAACATGCCGAAGATGGATGGCCTCGGTTTCCTTCAGGCGGTTCGCACGAATCCGTCGACGAAGAAGGCCGCTTTCATCATTCTGACCGCGCAGGGAGACCGCGCTCTGGTGCAGAAGGCTGCCCAGCTTGGCGCCAACAACGTGCTGGCCAAGCCATTTTCGATCGACAAGATGAGGGCGGCGATTGAAGCCGTATTTGGATCGCTGAAATGATCGAAACCGCAGCCAAGCGCGTACACATAATTCAGGGCGAGTATAAGATCGCCAATGATCCCGATGTGGTCCTGTCGACCATCCTCGGCTCGTGCGTGGCTGCGTGTCTCAGAGACCCTGTTGCGGGCGTCGGCGGCATGAATCACTTTCTGCTGCCGGGTACAGGGGGTATGGGGGGTGGAGATGCGACCCGTTACGGGGTGCATCTCATGGAACTTCTGATCAACGGCTTGCTCAAGCAGGGGGCACGCCGTGATCGTCTGGAAGCAAAGGTCTTTGGTGGCGCCAAGACCATTGCAAGCTTCTCCAATGTGGGGGAGCAGAACGCAATCTTCGCGATGCAGTTCTTGAAGGATGAAGGCATTCGGGTGGTCGGCAGCTCCACGGGCGGAGACCTTGGCCGAAAGGTGGAGTTCTGGCCGGTTTCGGGCAGAGCGCGCCAGCACCCGTTGAGTGGTGCCGAAACCCAGAAGACCGTCGCGATGGAAACCCGTCCGGTTCCGGCTGCAAAGCCGGCGGCAAGCGATATCGAGTTTTTTTGACAACGGAGTTGCCTATGCATATCGCTGAGCGTGCTGGACCTGAAATGTTTGAAGAGGCTTTGCCCACGATCCTGATGCGGGTCGTCTCAGAACTGCATGATGTTGCCTATCTGATTGAGCGCATCGAGCCGCAGCTTCTGGAGGCCACCAATGGTGCGGTCACCGATGACGGATTGAAGCTCTTGCAGGGCATCGATCTTGCCGTCCAGAAGGCCCGAGGACTTGCAGAGTTCATCGATACGATCACGGGCTCCATTCCGGCCGAATGGGCCGTGGACGTGACGACGGCTCTCAGCCTCGTCAAGCTCGCCGAAATGCAGAAGGCGCTTGGCGCTGGCCTGCGTCATGGACACTCTCAGCCGATCGATAAGGCATCCGGCGATTTCGATCTGTTTTAGAGCGGCGTGCATGCTTTTGAAGCACAAGGACGCCTCTTGCTTTTGAAAGGACGCATCGTTCTTTTCCGACAATCGATTCCGATTTTCGGGGCGATGCCGTTGCGCAGGAAAACAATGTCTTTCCTCGATCGAAGCCAGCCGCTGAGCCACATCGCATAACTCACGATGCGTTATCCGTCACTAAGCCGGAAGCGGCTTGCACAATCCCGAGCGTCGTAAAATCCGCGCCTGTGACAGATGTCTGAGCTTCTTTGTCTAAGAAGCCATTTTTAGGCATTCTTTCTTCCCGCCGCATTCGATGACAGCAGGTTTTTTGGACGCTGAGCATTCGTGGGAATGCAGCGGAAACGTAACTTTTTGAAAAACATATGAAACTACAGTTTCATATAATCTGGCACGAAACCTGCATTGCGTATCCCGACTGAGACATACTCAGCGTATCGAACGAGAGGGAACGCATGACACACGATTTCAGAAAAGCACCCGGAGCTGCAGGCATTATCGAGAAATTGCGCCGCGCCCGGTTGATGGGCTCTGCTGCATTGGCGTTTCTGGCCATGACCGCAAGCGAAACTTTGGCCGAAGGGACGCTCCGCATTGGCATGACGGCTTCCGATATACCCCTGACCACCGGGCAGACCGATCAGGGCGGCGAGGGCCAGCGTTTCATGGGTTACACGCTCTACAACGCTCTGATCGAATGGGACCTGTCGAGCGCCGACAAACCATCGACCCTCATTCCATCCCTTGCCACATCCTGGTCCGTGGACCCCGTTGACAAGACCAAGTGGACATTCAAACTGCGCGAAGGCGTGAAGTTCCACGATGGAAGCAATTTCGATGCGGCGTCTGTCGTCTGGAACCTCGACAAGATTCTCGTGCCGGATTCACCGCAGTTCGACAAGCGCCAGTCGGCGCAGGGCAAATCGCGTATTCCCGCCGTGGCCTCTTACAAGGTCATCGATCCGCTGACGGTTGAAATCACCACCAAAACGCCCGATGCGACACTGCCCTATCAGCTGAGCTGGATCCTCATGTCCTCGCCCGCGAACTGGGAAGCACAGGGTAAGAACTGGGATGCCGTCGCCCAGAAGCCATCCGGTACCGGACCATGGAAGCTGGAAAACGGTTTTACGCCGCGTGAGCGTGCAGAATTGACACCGAACAAGGACTACTGGGACAAGGCGCGCGTGCCGAAGCTGGACAAGCTGGTTCTCGTGCCTCTTCCCGAACCCAATACCCGTGTGGCCGCCCTGCGCTCCGGTCAGGTCGACTGGATCGAGGCGCCAGCGCCCGATTCCGTCAAATCTTTGAAGGAAGCGGGCTTCAACATCGTCACCAATTCCTATCCACATAACTGGACCTGGCACCTGTCGCGTGTCGAAGGCTCGCCCTGGAACGACGTGCGCGTTCGCAAGGCCGCCAATCTTGCCGTGGACCGCGAGGGGATCAACGAGCTGCTCGGCGGTCTTTCCGTCCCGGCACAGGGATACCTGCCCCCCGGCCATCAGTGGTTCGGCAATCCGACATTCAAGCTGGAGTACAATATCGAGGAGGCCAAGAAATTGATGGCCGAGGCCGGTTACGGTCCAGACAAGCCGATCAACACCAAGGTCGTCATCTCCTCATCGGGTTCTGGGCAGATGCTGCCGCTGGCCATGAACGAATATATCCAGCAGACGCTGGCGGAAATCGGCATCAACGTCGAATATGAGGTTGCGGACTGGAATACGGTCATCAACATCTGGCGCGCGGGAGCCAAGGATCCGAGCGCGAAGGGCGCCACCGCCGTCAACTACAGCTACTTCATTCAGGACCCCTTCACGGCGCTGATCCGTCAATCGCAGTGCAACCTTGCTCCGCCGAATGGCACGAACTGGGGCTATTACTGCGACCCCGAAATGGATGCGCTGTTCGCCGAAGTGCGCAACACCTTCGACGCAGCGGAACAGGACAAGGTGCTGAGGAAGATCCACGAAAAATACGTCAATGAAGCGCTGTTCCTGATGGTCACGCATGACGTCAACCCACGCGCAATGTCGAAAAAGGTGAAGGGCTTCGTGCAGGCACAGAACTGGTTCCAGGACTTCTCGCCGGTCACCGTCGATCCCTGATCCAAAGCGATAGCAGGCCGGGTTGTTGCCCGGCCTGCCGTTTCCGATCTTTGCCACGAATACCAAGAGGATTTCATGCTTCTCTACGCGCTCAAGCGACTGCTGCACGTCATCCCGGTGGCGATTGGCGTCAGCATGGTTTGTTTCATGCTCATCCATATCGCTCCCGGAGATCCGCTGGCCGCCATTCTTCCGTCGGATGCTTCGGCTGAGATGCAGGCGCAAATGCGCGCTTTCTACGGTCTGGACCGTCCCCTGGCTTTACAATACGCGATCTGGATGTGGCATGCGCTGCATGGCGATCTCGGCACCTCGATCGCTACGGGACGGCCTGTTCTCGGCGAGATCATCGACGCATCCATCAATTCGATCATTCTCGCCGTGTCTGCGGCGGTGATCGGGTTTGTGGGTGGAGCGACCCTCGGCTTTCTCGCCGGCGTGTTTCGCGGCGGATGGGTCGATCGCATCGCCTCCGGCATCTCGATGCTTGGCGTCAGCGTGCCGCACTACTGGCTCGGCATGGTGCTGGTCATCG is a genomic window containing:
- the cheY1 gene encoding chemotaxis response regulator CheY1; protein product: MKKKVLTVDDSRTIRNMLLVTLNNAGFETIQAEDGVEGLEVLEGCNPDVIVTDINMPRLDGFGFIEGVRRNEKYRAVPILVLTTESDAEKKNRARQAGATGWIVKPFDPVKLIDAIERVTA
- a CDS encoding globin-coupled sensor protein is translated as MGQDLPTDHSRRATGGSLAGRLRFAGLDQDQCDLLRRYRTMLEPHLKAGLRDLMVRFQSLPDCSPSFESDNQIERLHDMQTAHWSVLTDARFDALYAERVKVLSDTESRMGLDPRWSVAGRAVVLENLLAGLIAQHPPRSLLPGARKRHQELAEAVKSVIRLVMVDTEIAVSLRFNELRIRHTQELARQRESDQAEVVTVFGDALNAFAAGDLTARIGGELPEAYREIAEAFNAAMERIGHSMAATRESVHKAQTVTERMSRENAGLATVSTEQSRRLTDASQRLGVVIHDVRDSSDRISAAESAVSQARNAATESGMAVGEAISAMSDIEQSAEQIGRIIGSIDEIAFQTNLLALNAGIEAARAGESGRGFAVVAQEVRALAQRSAEAAREIKNLVNGTKTQVDEGVRMVHRTQEAIEGVVRQVSGISDMIGDVARRTGEHSGHLNHVSIELDAIGTDAHRAADRLSSSAAEADDLHTVILELGRTVREFRIARQAYADEAIAPEPRRTNATVMRPERMDYGHAQHQYKRQGVI
- the cheT gene encoding chemotaxis protein CheT, whose protein sequence is MHIAERAGPEMFEEALPTILMRVVSELHDVAYLIERIEPQLLEATNGAVTDDGLKLLQGIDLAVQKARGLAEFIDTITGSIPAEWAVDVTTALSLVKLAEMQKALGAGLRHGHSQPIDKASGDFDLF
- a CDS encoding ABC transporter substrate-binding protein, which codes for MGSAALAFLAMTASETLAEGTLRIGMTASDIPLTTGQTDQGGEGQRFMGYTLYNALIEWDLSSADKPSTLIPSLATSWSVDPVDKTKWTFKLREGVKFHDGSNFDAASVVWNLDKILVPDSPQFDKRQSAQGKSRIPAVASYKVIDPLTVEITTKTPDATLPYQLSWILMSSPANWEAQGKNWDAVAQKPSGTGPWKLENGFTPRERAELTPNKDYWDKARVPKLDKLVLVPLPEPNTRVAALRSGQVDWIEAPAPDSVKSLKEAGFNIVTNSYPHNWTWHLSRVEGSPWNDVRVRKAANLAVDREGINELLGGLSVPAQGYLPPGHQWFGNPTFKLEYNIEEAKKLMAEAGYGPDKPINTKVVISSSGSGQMLPLAMNEYIQQTLAEIGINVEYEVADWNTVINIWRAGAKDPSAKGATAVNYSYFIQDPFTALIRQSQCNLAPPNGTNWGYYCDPEMDALFAEVRNTFDAAEQDKVLRKIHEKYVNEALFLMVTHDVNPRAMSKKVKGFVQAQNWFQDFSPVTVDP
- a CDS encoding STAS domain-containing protein — encoded protein: MAGRTAAHSTLKLSPVLDLNQASVLHGKLKELRGKPVTVDASEVERVGAQCVQILMAGIKAWEADGKQFTFSKASEAFDKTLKLIGVDIDHMLPKEI
- the cheY2 gene encoding chemotaxis response regulator CheY2, yielding MSLAEKIKVLIVDDQVTSRLLLSDALTQLGFKQITAAGDGEQGMKIMEQQPHHLVISDFNMPKMDGLGFLQAVRTNPSTKKAAFIILTAQGDRALVQKAAQLGANNVLAKPFSIDKMRAAIEAVFGSLK
- the cheB gene encoding protein-glutamate O-methylesterase CheB, which encodes MSTPARVLVVDDSPTMRGLISAVLDSDPDVEVIGQAGNAMEARAAIKELNPDVVTLDIEMPEMNGLEFLDKIMRLRPMPVIMVSTLTHRGADASLAALEIGAFDCVGKPVPGDALPFPDLADKVKAAARSQHRTYRSVAAERPAASPPAAVTNYSVGRKIVAIGSSTGGVEALIAVLQKFPVNCPPTVITQHMPPTFTKSFAERLNRLCAPVVEEATDGARLQTGKVYLAPGGDRHLQVVNHAAPCCRLIEREPVNGHRPSVDVLFDSVAELAGRNAVGAILTGMGRDGAAGLLKMRHAGARTVGQNEKTCVVYGMPRVAYELGAVEHQLPLNAIGEEILKLTAARKEGSD
- the cheD gene encoding chemoreceptor glutamine deamidase CheD, which gives rise to MIETAAKRVHIIQGEYKIANDPDVVLSTILGSCVAACLRDPVAGVGGMNHFLLPGTGGMGGGDATRYGVHLMELLINGLLKQGARRDRLEAKVFGGAKTIASFSNVGEQNAIFAMQFLKDEGIRVVGSSTGGDLGRKVEFWPVSGRARQHPLSGAETQKTVAMETRPVPAAKPAASDIEFF
- the cheR gene encoding protein-glutamate O-methyltransferase CheR; translation: MTALKFNEQRGPQDDVLVSGEFPLTRRDLADIAAMIYADAGIYLNDTKASLVYSRLSKHIRNLGLSGFKDYCALVSSEQGAAARREMLSHLTTNFTRFFRENHHFDHLRDEVLPGLIARAKSGGRVRIWSAACSDGQEPYSIALTVLGLFPNAADYDFKILATDIDPKILAQARAGLYDDGALETVTPAMRKQWFQEVDATGRRKHQISDKVKRLITFNELNLMAQWPFKGGFDVIFCRNVVIYFDEPTQVKIWSRFAGLLPQGGHLYIGHSERVSGEAKELFDNTGITTYKFIGKSAGRRA
- a CDS encoding chemotaxis protein CheA; the protein is MDMNEIKEIFFQECEEQLAELESGLLKLNDGDRDPETVNAVFRAVHSIKGGAGAFGLDELVAFAHVFETTLDCVRSNKLDPNQDVLKVMLKSADVLADLTNAARDGGSVEESRTRGLVKELEALANGETITPSAAEPAAPKPAAKAAVVPPPATAPAPTDESGFQPIAFSFGDFEDAAIPLMETPTFNVTFKPSAALYSKGNESALLLRDLARIGEMSVNCDMSTLPSLDDINPEGAYFFWKITIKTDKGEEGIRSVFEFAEWDCELDIVMAEDEVAADEELPMIPVPFDLSVLEEEVHEEPAVQPASIDEPVVAKAVATASAATEVTQAVAAAVEKREAASPAAAANAANAANNASAGQTIRVDLDRVDRLINLVGELVINQAMLSQSVIENDTTGTSAVNMGLEELQQLTREIQDSVMAIRAQPVKPVFQRMSRIVREVADMIGKQIRLITEGENTEVDKTVIDKLAEPLTHMIRNAVDHGIETPEKREAAGKNPEGTVKLTAKHRSGRILIELQDDGAGINRERVRQKAIDNDLISADANLTDEEIDNLIFAPGFSTADKISDISGRGVGMDVVKRSIQALGGRISISSRPGLGSTFTMSLPLTLAVLDGMVVTVAGQTLVVPLTAIVETLQPEAQNIHSFGSNQRLISIRNSFCPLVDVGRILNFRATQANPVDGVALLVESEGGGQRALMVDAIQGQRQVVIKSLEANYTHVPGIAAATILGDGRVALILDVDAVVGASRGQSLKQEMSLAATG